GATGGTGGTGGTCATAAGAGCGAGAGGGTTGCCCCCGTAAGGGGACGGTTAGGTAGGACGGCACCCGGGGCGGGCGCTGCCTGGGGAAGTGTAACAGAACATTGCGCGATGTGAGGAAAGCTTGAGGCTGGCTGGGGTTGGGGTTGGGTTGGGGCGCTCGGAGCCCCTGGTCCATGCAGCGGTGTGTATCTCCGCACCATCGGTAGCCGCTGCGACAAAGGCCCCCTTAGGTTGAGTTCAGATTTAAAGGTCTGGTTTTGGTCTTGATCTGCTGGGAACACCAGGGCGAGCGGCGTCAGGAGACGGTGCCGGTCCATCAGGCCCGTCATCGCCGGCTCGAAGTCGAACTGATGGGTGGCATCGTGTACTGGAGTGAGCGTCTGTAGCCAGCCGACGAAAGCCACTGCTAGGAGTGCCCGCATCCCCTGCACCTTGGTGATGCGTCTGCGCACAACCCTGTCGCCGGTTCGCTCGACTCTGGCCCTGGTTGGCCTCAGCCTGGCGTTGGCCTCCTGCCAACCAAGCCGTGAGGCCCAGCGCCTTCAGCAGCTGGAGCAACGGGTGCAGCAACTGGAGCAACGCCAGGCCACCCCGGAGAAAGCCGATCCGGCCGATAGCAAAGGCAAGCCCCCGGCCGGTGTGGTCAAGTCGCTGACCTTCCGCATCGGCAGCGCCGACGACCGCCTGCGCATCTACTGGGCCGATGGCAGCCGCACCGATCTGCCCTGCACCAAGGAGCAGGGCACCTGGGCCTGTGGTTGAGCCAGCCGTGGCCTGGGCTTAACACCAACAACGCTCCCAACCCCGCATGCGCCACCTACTTGCCCTCAGCGCCAGCCTCAGCCTGTTGGTGGCTGCGCCGGTAGGGGCCCAAGTCGATTTCCCCTTCAATCTGCAGCGCGCCACCAACCTCGCCCGGATGCGGGCCGAGAAGATCAATGGGGGGCTTGGGGTTTACCGAGCTGACGCCTGCATGTTCGACCGCAAGGTCGGTAACTGCCTGATTGAAGCCAATGATCAGGGCATCCTGTTCCGATTCCTGGGCGGCCCCCCGGGCTGGAGGCAGCTCAACCTCCTCCCCACGACGGAAACGGAGATGCGCATCTCCCCGGATGGCCGTGAGGTGCTCAGCGTGATCTACAACGGCAAACCGCGCTGATTCAGCCAGCCATCAGCGCGATCAGCGCCGCCGCCCAGGCGGGTTCGATCGGCCAGCGCTCCCGGCGCGTGAGGCTCAGGGCGATACCCTTCTCGCCGTAGGCCGCCTCGTTGATGAACACGGGCCATACGGGCTCATCCACCGCTCCAGGCGACGGCTGGTAGGCCACCGCGGTGCCATCCGCCGAGCTGAACATCGGATCCCCTGAACGGATCGGCACCCAGTCGCGGTGCTGACGCTCGGGGTGCAGGCAGGCCAGGGGGGCACCGTCGACGCCCCGGGGCAGATCAAGGCTGCCCAGGTGCCGATGTACCGTGAGGCCCGCCGGCAGGCGCAACTCCCCGGCGCGGGCCCGCGCCAGGGCGGCCAGGGCCGACTCCAGGGCCAGTTGGCTCTGGCGGCAGATCTGGGCGGTGATCACCCCCTGGGGCACGGGCCCCACTTCGATCACCAGGCCACAGGGCCAGCGTTCGATCAGAAATCCCGTCTGGGCGGCATCGGCCTCGTGCAGGTAGATCGGCAAGCCCAGATCGGCCTGGATCGCCGCCGCCAGGGCCAGGTCCGTGGGCCGGCGTCCGTAAAGCACCAGGGCATTGCCCATGGCGGCCGTGGTGCTGTGCAGGTCCAGGGCCACGGCA
Above is a window of Cyanobium sp. ATX 6F1 DNA encoding:
- a CDS encoding aspartoacylase, which codes for MAAGTGRGSARVLVVAGTHGNEGNAPWLLRHWQAHPEALERRGLEVELVLGNPEAFAARRRYLDRDLNRCFAAELLANPGCQEREVRRARELLALHGPVGELPCAVALDLHSTTAAMGNALVLYGRRPTDLALAAAIQADLGLPIYLHEADAAQTGFLIERWPCGLVIEVGPVPQGVITAQICRQSQLALESALAALARARAGELRLPAGLTVHRHLGSLDLPRGVDGAPLACLHPERQHRDWVPIRSGDPMFSSADGTAVAYQPSPGAVDEPVWPVFINEAAYGEKGIALSLTRRERWPIEPAWAAALIALMAG